A genome region from Ahaetulla prasina isolate Xishuangbanna chromosome 8, ASM2864084v1, whole genome shotgun sequence includes the following:
- the LOC131202758 gene encoding transcription factor LBX2-like isoform X1, with product MTSAKEAKAVPALPQPGAAEESRRSPLDHLPPPANSSKPLTPFSIEDILSKPSGHKAPAARLLEKVAGSAGTPRNGVPAPDSPLCALEELASKTFQGLELNVLQAAEGRDQFGAFGPRPPSKKRRKSRTAFTNHQIYELEKRFLYQKYLSPADRDHIAAQLGLSNAQVITWFQNRRAKLKRDLEEMKADVESLKKLPPAALKKLASMPELEPPGVSGPARARGGNLSRTSPPPSPSASRHTTDPFSDGEEEEEEEEEIDVGD from the exons ATGACATCCGCGAAGGAAGCGAAGGCTGTTCCCGCGCTGCCGCAGCCGGGGGCAGCAGAAGAGAGTCGCCGGAGCCCCCTGGATCACCTCCCTCCCCCTGCCAATTCCAGCAAACCTCTCACACCCTTTAGCATCGAAGACATTCTCAGCAAACCTTCCGGGCACAAAGCCCCTGCCGCCCGCCTGCTGGAAAAGGTTGCCGGCTCAGCTGGAACCCCGCGGAACGGTGTGCCAGCTCCCGACTCTCCACTCTGCGCCCTGGAAGAGCTGGCTAGCAAGACGTTCCAGGGGCTGGAACTCAACGTGCTTCAGGCGGCTGAAG GCCGGGACCAGTTTGGCGCCTTCGGGCCGCGCCCTCCGTCCAAAAAGCGGCGCAAGTCGCGCACGGCCTTCACCAACCACCAGATCTACGAGCTGGAGAAGCGCTTCCTCTACCAGAAGTATCTGTCTCCCGCCGACCGAGACCACATCGCGGCGCAGCTGGGTCTGAGCAACGCGCAGGTGATCACCTGGTTCCAGAACCGCCGCGCCAAACTGAAACGAGACCTGGAGGAGATGAAGGCCGACGTGGAATCGCTAAAGAAGTTGCCCCCCGCAGCCCTGAAGAAGCTGGCCAGCATGCCCGAGCTGGAGCCCCCGGGAGTCTCCGGACCTGCTCGAGCCCGCGGGGGCAACCTCTCCCGGACGTCGCCCCCGCCCTCACCCAGCGCCTCACGTCACACCACGGACCCTTTCTCCGAcggcgaagaagaggaggaggaggaggaagagatcgaCGTGGGAGACTGA
- the LOC131202758 gene encoding transcription factor LBX2-like isoform X2 has product MQYRRRCAEGAFPALPKRGFVLKQERIVVFSGVLCRRERAPERRTRDLLSLSPDARRPPHQERRSAVMVLFLSCPGRDQFGAFGPRPPSKKRRKSRTAFTNHQIYELEKRFLYQKYLSPADRDHIAAQLGLSNAQVITWFQNRRAKLKRDLEEMKADVESLKKLPPAALKKLASMPELEPPGVSGPARARGGNLSRTSPPPSPSASRHTTDPFSDGEEEEEEEEEIDVGD; this is encoded by the exons ATGCAATATCGGAGGAGATGCGCGGAAGGGGCCTTTCCTGCGCTCCCGAAAAGGGGTTTCGTTTTGAAACAGGAAAGAATTGTAGTCTTCAGTGGGGTGCTTTGCAGACGGGAGCGGGCTCCGGAGAGGCGCACCAGGgaccttctttccctttctcctgacGCCCGAAGGCCTCCACACCAGGAGCGCAGGAGTGCTGTGATggtgctttttctttcttgcccAG GCCGGGACCAGTTTGGCGCCTTCGGGCCGCGCCCTCCGTCCAAAAAGCGGCGCAAGTCGCGCACGGCCTTCACCAACCACCAGATCTACGAGCTGGAGAAGCGCTTCCTCTACCAGAAGTATCTGTCTCCCGCCGACCGAGACCACATCGCGGCGCAGCTGGGTCTGAGCAACGCGCAGGTGATCACCTGGTTCCAGAACCGCCGCGCCAAACTGAAACGAGACCTGGAGGAGATGAAGGCCGACGTGGAATCGCTAAAGAAGTTGCCCCCCGCAGCCCTGAAGAAGCTGGCCAGCATGCCCGAGCTGGAGCCCCCGGGAGTCTCCGGACCTGCTCGAGCCCGCGGGGGCAACCTCTCCCGGACGTCGCCCCCGCCCTCACCCAGCGCCTCACGTCACACCACGGACCCTTTCTCCGAcggcgaagaagaggaggaggaggaggaagagatcgaCGTGGGAGACTGA